The Roseomonas haemaphysalidis genome segment CTCCGCGATCCAGTCATCCGCGACGTCGGCGCCGGCTTCCACGATCACCCGCCGGATCCAGTCGACCTCCGGCAGGCGGATGCCGCGCGAACCGTTGCTGACCACATGCACCGTGAGGCCGAGCCGCTCGGCCACGCGGAACACCTCGTCCCGCACCGGGCAGGCGTCCGCGTCGATGTAGATGTCCGGCTTCAACCCGCCGCCTCGGTCAGCCACTGCGTCACCACGGCGCAGGCGGCGGAGAAGTCCTCCATGCGCATGGCCTCGTGCGGATTGTGGCTGCCGTTCTGGTTGCGCACGAACAGCATGCCGGACGGAATGCCCGCCGCCGCGAAGGCCGCCGCGTCATGCCCGCCGCCGGATGCCATCTCGATGCAGCCGACGCCCGCCGCCGCCGCCGCGCGCGCCAGCCCGGCCCGCACGCCCGCATCCATGGGCGAGGCCAGGGAGCCGGTTTCCGGGCCAAGTTCGAAGCGCACGCCACGCCGTGCCTCGATCTCCGGCACCAGCTCGGCCAGCCGTGCGAACACGGCGTCCACGCTGGCCGGGTTCACCGCGCGCACGTCCAGCATGAAGGTCGCCTCGCCGGCGATCTTGGTGAAGCCCGCCTCGGCGGTGGTGGCCATGGTGCAGAAGGTGCAGACCAGCCGGTGGCCATGGGCTTCCAGCCGCGCCCATTCCTCGTCCAGCCCCAGCGCGAACTCGGCCAGCGCGATGGCGGCGTCGCGGCGGAAGCGGCGGGGGGTGCCGCCGGAATGGTTGTATTCCCCGACCACGCGGCCCTGCCGCAGGCGGCGCGAGCCGGGAATGCCCGTGACCACCGCGACCGGAACCTGCTCCGCGTCCAGCACCGGTCCCTGCTCGATGTGCAGTTCCAGGAAGGCTGCGGTGTTGGCGGGCGTGAGCACCGTCTCGCCACGTTCGGCGAAGCCGGGGTCGAAGCCTTCCTCGCGCATGTGGTCGGCCAGCGAGCGGCCGGTGTCCTGCCGCTTCACCTGCAGCTCGGCCGCCTTGAGCATTCCCAGCGCGCCGCGGCTGCCAGGGTAGGAGGTGGGGAACCACGCCCCCGCCTCCTCCGCCCGCGTCGCGATCACGGTGATGTCGCGCGCCGGGCGGAAGCCCGCGCGCTTCAGCCCGGCCACCGCCGCCAGCCCCGCCAGCACGCCGGCGGCGCCGTCGAAGTTGCCGCCTTCCTTCACCGAATCCAGATGGCTGCCGAGCAGCACCTGTGGCGCCGCCCGGTCGTTGCCCGGCAGGGTCATGTAAAGGTTGCCGACGGGGTCCGCCTTGACCTCCAGGCCCAGGGCCTCCGCCTCGCGGCGGGCCAGGGCATGCGCCATCCGCTCGCCGGGGCCATAAGCGTCGCGCGTGACGCCCAGGCCGTCGGTGCTGTTGGCGCGCAGCTCGTCGAACATGCGCGACGCCAGGTCCACATCCGGCGTCAGGTTGGCGCGCCGCGGTTCAGACACCGACCACGGCCCCGCCATCGACCAGGTGGATGCGCCCGGTGGTATAGGCGGCGCGGTCGGAAGCCAGGAAGGCGCCCATCGGCCCGAACTCATCCGGGGTGCCGTAGCGGCCGGCCGGAATGGTCTTGCTGCGCGCCTGGATGATCTCCTCGGCGGTCTTGCCCTGCTTCTGCGCGGCGCCGGAGGCCAGCTCCACGCTGCGGTCGGTGCGAATGGCGCCGGGGGCCAGGATGTTGCAGGTCACGCCATCGCCGGCCACCTCGGCCGCCAGCGTCTTGTTCCAGCCCACCATCGCGGCGCGCAGGGTGTTGGACAGCGCCAGGTTCGCCAGCGGCTGCACCATGCCCGAGGAGCCGATGATGATGATGCGGCCCCACTTGCGCTCGCGCATCGCCGGCAGCGCGCGGGTCGCGGCGCGGATGGGCGACAGCACGATGCGCTGGAACCAGGTGGACAGGTCCTCCTGCTTGATGTCGGCCGCCGTGCACTGCGGCGGGCCGCCGTGGTTCAGCACCAGGATATCGATGCCGCCCAGCTCCGCGATGGCCTTGTCCACCAGCGCGTCCATCTGCGCGCCGTCCGCCACGTCGGCCGGGATGCCCACGGCCTTGCTGGCGCCGAGCTTGGTCAGCTCCCCCGCCACGCGGTCGAGGCTGGCCTGCTCGCGGCCGGACACGGCAATGGCCACGCCCTCGGCCGCCAGCGCGTCGGCCACCGAGCGGCCAAGGCCCTTGGAGCCACCCATCACCAGCGCGCGCTTGCCCTTGAGACCCAGATCCATGTGTCGTCCTCCCGTATCGGTCGGGCGGGACGGTGGCGGGTCCGCCGCCGGAAGGCAAGACCGGGCCGGCCCTTGGCGGCGGCGCCCGCCCCCTCCAAGCTGTGCCCGAGGAACGCAATCCTGGAGCCCCGATGCCCAAGCCGCCGCTGCTGATGACCCGCCACTTCCCGCCCGCCGTGGAGGCCCGCGCCGCGCGCGACTACGCCACCGTGCCCAACGCCGCCGACACGCCGATGAGCGGGGCCGAGATCGCCCGCGCGGCGGCACAGGCCGGGGTGGCGGGCATCCTCTGCGCGGCGGGGGACGCCATGACGGCGGAAGCCATCGCGGCGCTGCCGGACAGCGTGCAGATCATCGCCACCTTCAGCGCCGGCACCGACCACATCGACCTCAAGGCCGCGGCCGCGCGGGGCATTCCCGTCACCAACACGCCGGACGTGCTCAGCGTCGCCACCGCCGAGATCGCCATGCTGCTGATCCTGGCCACCGCCCGCCGCGCCGGCGAGGGCGAGCGATTCCTCCGTGCCCGGCAATGGACCGGCTGGGCGCCCACGCAGCTGATGGGGGTCACGCTGGCGGGCAAGAAGCTCGGCATCCTGGGCATGGGGCGGATCGGGCAGGAGCTGGCGCGGATGGCGCGCGGCTTCGGCATGGAAATCCATTACCGCAACCGCCACCCCCTGCCGGATGCCGAGGCGGGCGGCGCACGATATCACGATAGCGATGAGGGTTTTCTGGGCGCGATCGACGTCCTGTCCATGCATATCCCCGGCGGCGCCGCCACGCGACACTGGCTGGATGCGCGGCGCCTGGCGCTGCTCCGCCCCGGCAGCATCGTGGTGAACACCGGGCGCGGCTCCACGGTGGACGACGCGGCGCTGTGCGCGGCACTGGGCAGCGGCCATCTGCGCGCCGCGGGACTGGATGTCTTCGATGGCGAGCCACAGCTGTTCGAAGGCTATCACACCACCCAGAACCTTGTTCTGCTGCCGCATCTCGGCAGTGCCACCGTGGAAACGCGCGACGCCATGGGCCACCTCGCCCTCGACAATCTGGACGCGGTCCTGCTGCGCGGCGAGTCACCGCCGAACCGGGTCGGCTGACGACCGTCCAATAAATTACGATGGCTAACGGCATAAATATTTTACTAGCGACCGATTCTTGTTAAAACTGTCGCCGGACCCGACCGGCGACAGGAGACCTCGATGCCCGACCCCGACCGCAGCCCCCGGGATACCGCCTGCCACAGGGGCGGCCGGCCGTGAGCGCCACCACCGCCACCCCGGCGGCGCTCGTCGTCCCCGCCCGGGCGGGGCCGCGCCGCTGGTCGCTGGGCCGCGCCCGCCGCTTCGTGGTGCCGCTGCTGCTCGTGCTGGCGTGGCAGGCGGCCGCGCAATCCGGGTTGATCTCCACCCGGCTGCTGGCGCCGCCTTCCGCCATCCTGGCCGCGGCATGGACGCTGACCGCCTCGGGCGAGCTGGGTCACCACCTGCTGGTGTCGCTGCAGCGGGTCGGCATCGGCCTTGCCATCGCCATCGTGCTGGGCACCGGGCTGGGGCTGCTGTCCGGCCTGTCCCGCCGGGGCGAGGACGCGATCGACGCCACCTTGCAGATGCTGCGCGCCCTGCCCTTTCTGGCGCTGGTGCCGCTGCTGATCCTTTGGCTCGGCATCGGCGAGGCCACCAAGATCACCCTGGTGGCGCTCGGCGCGACCTTTCCGATCTACCTGACGCTGTTCGGCGGCATTCGCGGCACCGACCCGAAGCTGCTGGAGGCCGGGCGCGTGCTCGGCCTGTCGTCCGCCGCGCGCATCCGCCATATCGTGCTGCCGTCGGCCTTGCCGCAGGCACTGGTCGGGCTGCGCTACGCCCTGGGCACCGCCTGGCTGTCCCTGGTGGTCGGCGAGCAGATCAACGCCACCGCCGGCATCGGCTTTCTGGTGATGGACGCCCGGGAATTCCTGCGCACCGACATCATCGTGGTGGGGCTGATGGTTTACGCCCTGCTCGGCCTCGGCGCGGACCAGCTGGTGCGGGTGCTGGAACGCCACGCCCTGGCCTGGCGCCCCACCCTGGTACGGGAGGATTGAGCATGACCGCCCCCGTCGTTTCCCTGCGCGGCCTCACCCGCCGCTTTCACGGCCCGGACAGGCCGGCGGTGCTGGATGGCATCGACCTGTCCATCCAGGCCGGTGAGTTCGTGGCGCTGCTCGGCCGCTCCGGCTCCGGCAAGACCACCTTGCTGCGCACCCTGGCAGGGCTCGACCCGGTTGCGGAAGGACATGCCACCCTGCCGGACCGCCGCGCCGTGGTGTTTCAGGAGCCCCGGCTGCTGCCGTGGAAATCCGTGCAGGACAATGTCGCCCTCGGCTTGCCGGGCAATGCCGCGCAGAACCGCGCCCGCGCCCTGGCGGCGCTGGCCGAGGTGGAGCTGACCCACCGCGCCGGCGCCTGGCCGCTGACCCTGTCGGGTGGTGAAGCGCAGCGGGTCGGGCTGGCGCGCGCTCTGGTGCGTGCGCCGGAGCTCTTGTTGCTGGACGAGCCCTTCGCGGCGCTGGACGCGCTCACGCGGCTGCGCATGCAGTCGCTGGTGGCGCAGCTCGTGCAACTGCACCGGCCGGCCGTGCTGCTGGTGACGCACGACGTGGAGGAGGCGCTGCTCCTGGCCGACCGCGTGCTCGTGCTCGCCGGCGGGCATCTGGTGGAGGATATCCCCGTGTCCCTGCCCCGCCCGCGCCGCCGCGCCGAGGCCGGGTTCGACGCATTGCGGCTCCGCCTGCTGGCCGCACTGGGCGTGGACGAGGATGGCAATGACCGGGCCGCGGCGCGGAACGCCGCCTGATGCGTCCCGCATTGTCATTCCGGGGCCGATGTCGGCGGCGCTGAGCCGCTCCCAGCCCCACCCCCATCAGGACGATCCTACATGACGAACACGCCCTTCACGGCACCGCGCCGCCGCGCGCTGCTGGCCGCCGCCGCCGCCACGCTCGCCTTTCCCGCCATTGCGCGGGCCCAGTCGCTGCCCGTGCTGCGCGTGGGCAACCAGAGGGGTGGCGTCCGCTCCCTCCTGGAAGCTTCGGGCCAGGACAAGGGCATGCCGTTTCGCATCGAGTGGAGCGAGTTTCCCGCCGCGGCGCCATTGCTGGAAGCGTTGAACGCCGGCGCACTGGACCTGGGCAGCCAGGGCGAGTTCCCGTTTCTGGCCGTCTACGCCAATGGCGCGCCCATTCGCGCCGTCGGTGCCACCCGCGCCGATCCGCGCAGCCAGGCGATCCTGGTACGGGGCGACAGCCCGCTGAAGACGGTGGCCGACCTGCGGGGCCGCCGGATCGCCATCAATCGCGGCGGCTGGGGCCATTTCCTGGCCAGGGCCGCGCTGGCCGAGGCCAAGGTGGATGCCAGCGAGGTGACCCTGGTGCCCCTCGGCCCCGTGGATGCGGCCCTGGCCTTCCGGTCCGGCGCCATCGACGCCTGGCCGGTGTGGCAACCCTACGTAGCCATCGAGACCGAAACCTTCGGCGCCCGCGTGCTGCGCGATGGCGCGGGCCTGTGCCCTTCCGTCACGCTAACCTCCGCCCATGCCGATGCACTGCAAAGCAAGCGCCCGCTGATCCAGGATTTCCTGCGCCGGCAGCAGGAAGGTTGGGATTGGGCGCGGGGCCACCTGCCCGCCTTTGCCGCCACCACCGCGGCGCTGACCCGCATCCCCGAGCCGTTGATGCGCATCGCCCAGGCCAGCCAGGACACCCGGAGCGTGGCGCTGGACCAGGCCCTCATCGCGGAGCTGCAGCAGGCGGCCGATCGCGCCGTGGAATACGGCGTGCTGTCCCGCAAGGTCAGCGTGGCGGCGGCACTGGATACGGAGTTCGTGTCGGGCTGAGGCGGGTCGGTCAGGCGCCAGGCAGCCAGGCGCCGATCAGGCGGTCGGCCGCCTCGGCCACCGCCACGGCGGGCCCGCCGGCGCCGAACAACTGCCCCGACACGTAGGCACCCTCGATCAGCAGCAGCAGGCCGTCACCCAGCGCGTCCGGCGCGCCCATCTCGCGCGCCAGGGCGCGCAAGCGGCGGCGCAGCTCGTTCTTGCTGCTCTCGCTCACCTTTCGCGCCGGGTGGCCCTGCTCGGGGTATTCCACGGCGGCGTTGGTCAGGCCGCAGCCACGGAAACCCGTCTTGGCCGCGCGTTCCGCCAAAGGCCGCAGGAAGGCCGCGATCTGCGCGCGCGGGGCGCCAGGGTGCGCGGCCGCGGCGGCATCGAACCGCTGCCAGAACCGGGCGTCGTAATCGCGCAGGTAGCAGGCGGCGAGCGCGTCCTTGGACGGAAAGGACCGGTAAAGGCTCGGCTTGGTGACGCCGGCCGAGGTGACGATCTGCTCCACCCCCACGGCACGGATGCCTTCCCGGTAGAACAGCTCGGCGGCGCTGCCGCGGATCCGCGCGGCGGCGGTGGGCTTGGATTCGCTCATGCGGCTGACAGGGCCCTTGACGATGTTACCGCTCGGTACGTAGGCTGCGGAAACGCAACGTACCGATCGGTCACATGAACCTAGTCCGTCAGCGGCCTCTTGGCCAGAAATATGCATTTGTCGTGCTGGCCGTCATCTTTGTGGCGCTGCTGGTATCGGCCGCGCAGCGCTCCACCCCCGGCGTCCTGATCCTGCCGCTGGAACAGGCCTTCGGCTGGGGGCGCGGCACCACGGCGCTGGCCGCCGGCATCGGCATCTTCCTGTACGGGCTGGTCGGTCCCTTCGCCGCGGCGCTGATGGCGAATTTCGGCCTGCGCCGCACCGTGCTCGGCGCACTGGTGCTGATGACCGGCGCCACGGCCCTGTCCGCCTTCATGACGCAGCCCTGGCACCTGGTGCTGTGCTGGGGCGTGATGTCGGGCATCGGCTGCGGCGCGGTCGCCATGGTGCTGGGTGCCACCATCACCAACCGCTGGTTCGTCAGCCACCGCGGGCTGGTCATGGGCCTGCTGACGGCCAGCACCGCCACCGGCACCTTGTTGTTCCTGCCGGCCCTGGCGGCGATCGCCCAGGCCGGCGGCTGGCGCCCCGTGGTGCTCAGCGTATCCGCCGCCACGGCCCTGGTGATCCCGCTGGTCTGGCTGCTGGTGCCGGAAAAGCCGCAATCGGCCGGGCTGGTGCCCTATGGCGCCGGCGCCGACTGGCAGCCGCCGCCACCGCCGCGCGGCCTGCTGGCCACCACCTTCGGCAGCCTGGGGCGCGCCGCCCGCACGCGGGCCTTCTGGTACCTGTTCGCCACCTTCTTCGTTTGTGGCTTCACCACCAACGGGCTGGTCGGCACCCACCTGATCGCCTTGTGCGGCGACATGGGCATCCCCGAGGTGCGGGCGGCCGGCCTGCTGGCGGTGATGGGGGTGTTCGACCTGGTGGGCACCACCCTGTCGGGCTGGCTGACCGACCGCTACGACCCGCGCAAGCTGCTGTTCATCTATTACGCGCTGCGGGGGCTGTCGCTGATCTACCTGCCGTATTCCGATTTCTCTTTCTACGGCCTCAGCCTTTTCGCCGTGTTCTATGGCCTGGACTGGATCGCCACCGTGCCCCCCACCCTGCGGCTGGCCACAGAGGCCTTCGGCGAGCGCGACGCGCCGGTGGTCTTCGGCTGGATCGCCGCCGGGCACCAGATCGGCGCCGCCAGCGCCGCCTTCCTGGGCGGGGTGATGCGTGACAGCCAGGGCGACTACCTGGGCATGTTCCTGCTGGCCGGCGTCACGGGGCTGGCGGCGGCCGGCATCTCGCTCGCCATCAAGCGCGGCCCGGCCGCCGCCGCCAGCGCCTGACTGGACAGCACCGGGCGGCGCCCCGCACCATGCCGTGCCCCACAGGACCCGCCCGATGCTGTTCGACTTCACCACCCTGCCCACCAAGGACCGCTACAAGCTGATCACCGCGACGGTGGTGCCACGGCCGATCGCCTGGGTGGTCACGCAGGATGCGGCCGGCGTGCTGAACGCCGCTCCCTTTTCCTTTTTCAATGCCGTGTCCAGCGACCCGCCGATCCTGGCGCTGAGCATCGGCGGGGCCACCGGCGCGGAGCTGAACAAGGACACGCTGGCCAACATTCAGGCCACCGGCCAGTTCACCCTGTGCCTGGTGCCGGAAGACGCGCTGGACGCCATGAACGTCACCGCCATCAACCTGCCGCCGGAGGTGGACGAGCTGGCCGAGGCCGGGCTGGATACCCTGCCTTCCAGCAAGGTCGCCCCGCCGCGCATCGCGCGCAGCCCCGTGGCCTTCGAATGCGAAACCCACCAGCTCATCCCGCTGGGCGGCAACACCCTGGTGCTGGGCCGTATCCTGGCGCTGCACGTGCGCGACGACTGCGTGCTGGACGCCGCGCGCCACCATGTCGACACGCCCCGCCTGGGGCTGGTGGGCCGCATGCATGGCGGCGGCTGGTACCTGCGCACCACGGACCGCGTGGAGGTGCCGCGCATCCCGCTGCCGGACTGGTTGGCCCGCAAGCAGCTCTGAAACGACGAAAGGCCGGGGAAACGAGGTTCCCCGGCCTTCCGATTTGGCGATGCGGCAGCCTTAGTCGCCGGCGACGGCGCGCAGGCGCGGCGCGTTCGCGGCGTCGATCAGCTCCTGGTACAGGTCCAGGTAGTCCTGCGCCATGCGGCGGGCGGTGAAGCGCTGGTCGAACCGCTTGCGCACGGCGGCGCGGTCCAGCTGCGGCAGCCGGCCGATGGCGGCCAGCGCCTCCTCCTCCGTCTCGACGACGAAGCCGGTCAGCCCGTCC includes the following:
- a CDS encoding hydantoinase/carbamoylase family amidase; this encodes MSEPRRANLTPDVDLASRMFDELRANSTDGLGVTRDAYGPGERMAHALARREAEALGLEVKADPVGNLYMTLPGNDRAAPQVLLGSHLDSVKEGGNFDGAAGVLAGLAAVAGLKRAGFRPARDITVIATRAEEAGAWFPTSYPGSRGALGMLKAAELQVKRQDTGRSLADHMREEGFDPGFAERGETVLTPANTAAFLELHIEQGPVLDAEQVPVAVVTGIPGSRRLRQGRVVGEYNHSGGTPRRFRRDAAIALAEFALGLDEEWARLEAHGHRLVCTFCTMATTAEAGFTKIAGEATFMLDVRAVNPASVDAVFARLAELVPEIEARRGVRFELGPETGSLASPMDAGVRAGLARAAAAAGVGCIEMASGGGHDAAAFAAAGIPSGMLFVRNQNGSHNPHEAMRMEDFSAACAVVTQWLTEAAG
- a CDS encoding SDR family oxidoreductase; the protein is MDLGLKGKRALVMGGSKGLGRSVADALAAEGVAIAVSGREQASLDRVAGELTKLGASKAVGIPADVADGAQMDALVDKAIAELGGIDILVLNHGGPPQCTAADIKQEDLSTWFQRIVLSPIRAATRALPAMRERKWGRIIIIGSSGMVQPLANLALSNTLRAAMVGWNKTLAAEVAGDGVTCNILAPGAIRTDRSVELASGAAQKQGKTAEEIIQARSKTIPAGRYGTPDEFGPMGAFLASDRAAYTTGRIHLVDGGAVVGV
- a CDS encoding 2-hydroxyacid dehydrogenase, with protein sequence MPKPPLLMTRHFPPAVEARAARDYATVPNAADTPMSGAEIARAAAQAGVAGILCAAGDAMTAEAIAALPDSVQIIATFSAGTDHIDLKAAAARGIPVTNTPDVLSVATAEIAMLLILATARRAGEGERFLRARQWTGWAPTQLMGVTLAGKKLGILGMGRIGQELARMARGFGMEIHYRNRHPLPDAEAGGARYHDSDEGFLGAIDVLSMHIPGGAATRHWLDARRLALLRPGSIVVNTGRGSTVDDAALCAALGSGHLRAAGLDVFDGEPQLFEGYHTTQNLVLLPHLGSATVETRDAMGHLALDNLDAVLLRGESPPNRVG
- a CDS encoding ABC transporter permease codes for the protein MSATTATPAALVVPARAGPRRWSLGRARRFVVPLLLVLAWQAAAQSGLISTRLLAPPSAILAAAWTLTASGELGHHLLVSLQRVGIGLAIAIVLGTGLGLLSGLSRRGEDAIDATLQMLRALPFLALVPLLILWLGIGEATKITLVALGATFPIYLTLFGGIRGTDPKLLEAGRVLGLSSAARIRHIVLPSALPQALVGLRYALGTAWLSLVVGEQINATAGIGFLVMDAREFLRTDIIVVGLMVYALLGLGADQLVRVLERHALAWRPTLVRED
- a CDS encoding ABC transporter ATP-binding protein, producing the protein MTAPVVSLRGLTRRFHGPDRPAVLDGIDLSIQAGEFVALLGRSGSGKTTLLRTLAGLDPVAEGHATLPDRRAVVFQEPRLLPWKSVQDNVALGLPGNAAQNRARALAALAEVELTHRAGAWPLTLSGGEAQRVGLARALVRAPELLLLDEPFAALDALTRLRMQSLVAQLVQLHRPAVLLVTHDVEEALLLADRVLVLAGGHLVEDIPVSLPRPRRRAEAGFDALRLRLLAALGVDEDGNDRAAARNAA
- a CDS encoding ABC transporter substrate-binding protein; translated protein: MTNTPFTAPRRRALLAAAAATLAFPAIARAQSLPVLRVGNQRGGVRSLLEASGQDKGMPFRIEWSEFPAAAPLLEALNAGALDLGSQGEFPFLAVYANGAPIRAVGATRADPRSQAILVRGDSPLKTVADLRGRRIAINRGGWGHFLARAALAEAKVDASEVTLVPLGPVDAALAFRSGAIDAWPVWQPYVAIETETFGARVLRDGAGLCPSVTLTSAHADALQSKRPLIQDFLRRQQEGWDWARGHLPAFAATTAALTRIPEPLMRIAQASQDTRSVALDQALIAELQQAADRAVEYGVLSRKVSVAAALDTEFVSG
- a CDS encoding TetR/AcrR family transcriptional regulator — its product is MSESKPTAAARIRGSAAELFYREGIRAVGVEQIVTSAGVTKPSLYRSFPSKDALAACYLRDYDARFWQRFDAAAAAHPGAPRAQIAAFLRPLAERAAKTGFRGCGLTNAAVEYPEQGHPARKVSESSKNELRRRLRALAREMGAPDALGDGLLLLIEGAYVSGQLFGAGGPAVAVAEAADRLIGAWLPGA
- a CDS encoding MFS transporter yields the protein MLAVIFVALLVSAAQRSTPGVLILPLEQAFGWGRGTTALAAGIGIFLYGLVGPFAAALMANFGLRRTVLGALVLMTGATALSAFMTQPWHLVLCWGVMSGIGCGAVAMVLGATITNRWFVSHRGLVMGLLTASTATGTLLFLPALAAIAQAGGWRPVVLSVSAATALVIPLVWLLVPEKPQSAGLVPYGAGADWQPPPPPRGLLATTFGSLGRAARTRAFWYLFATFFVCGFTTNGLVGTHLIALCGDMGIPEVRAAGLLAVMGVFDLVGTTLSGWLTDRYDPRKLLFIYYALRGLSLIYLPYSDFSFYGLSLFAVFYGLDWIATVPPTLRLATEAFGERDAPVVFGWIAAGHQIGAASAAFLGGVMRDSQGDYLGMFLLAGVTGLAAAGISLAIKRGPAAAASA
- a CDS encoding flavin reductase family protein, which produces MLFDFTTLPTKDRYKLITATVVPRPIAWVVTQDAAGVLNAAPFSFFNAVSSDPPILALSIGGATGAELNKDTLANIQATGQFTLCLVPEDALDAMNVTAINLPPEVDELAEAGLDTLPSSKVAPPRIARSPVAFECETHQLIPLGGNTLVLGRILALHVRDDCVLDAARHHVDTPRLGLVGRMHGGGWYLRTTDRVEVPRIPLPDWLARKQL